A genomic region of Lachnoclostridium edouardi contains the following coding sequences:
- a CDS encoding L-lactate dehydrogenase, whose product MRKDNRKIALVGTGMVGMSYAYSLLNQSVCDELVLIDIDKKKAEGEAMDLNHGLAFSGSNMKIYAGEYEDCGDADIVVICAGVAQKEGETRLDLLKRNASVFRSIIQPVTTSGFNGIFLVATNPVDIMTRITWQLSGFNPGRVLGTGTTLDTARLRYLLGDYFRIDPRNVHAYVIGEHGDSEFVPWSQAMLATKPVLELKGGDGQGVNKEKLQEITEEVRTAAYKIIEAKKSTYYGIGMAMNRITRAILGDENSVLTVSAMLRGEYGQRDVFAGVPAIINKNGVSRVLPLSLSKEEEKQLADSCKILRDSYEGIF is encoded by the coding sequence ATGAGAAAAGATAACAGAAAAATTGCTTTAGTGGGAACTGGAATGGTAGGCATGAGCTATGCGTATTCCCTGCTGAATCAAAGCGTTTGTGATGAGCTGGTACTAATTGATATAGACAAGAAAAAGGCAGAAGGTGAAGCCATGGACTTAAATCACGGTCTGGCTTTCTCCGGTTCTAATATGAAAATCTATGCCGGAGAGTATGAGGACTGCGGGGATGCGGATATTGTAGTCATCTGCGCCGGAGTAGCTCAGAAGGAAGGGGAGACAAGGCTGGATCTGTTAAAGAGAAACGCTTCTGTGTTCCGCTCTATTATTCAGCCGGTGACAACCTCTGGGTTTAACGGGATTTTCCTGGTAGCTACAAATCCTGTAGATATTATGACCAGAATTACATGGCAGCTTTCCGGATTTAATCCTGGAAGGGTTCTGGGCACAGGAACTACTTTAGATACAGCCAGATTAAGGTATCTGTTAGGAGATTATTTCCGCATTGATCCCAGAAATGTTCACGCTTATGTAATAGGAGAGCACGGGGACAGTGAATTTGTGCCCTGGAGCCAGGCTATGCTGGCTACTAAGCCTGTGCTGGAATTAAAAGGAGGAGACGGGCAGGGAGTGAATAAGGAAAAGCTGCAGGAAATTACAGAAGAGGTGAGAACTGCCGCCTACAAAATTATAGAAGCGAAAAAGTCCACATATTATGGAATTGGAATGGCGATGAACAGAATTACAAGAGCTATTTTAGGGGATGAGAACAGCGTTTTAACTGTTTCCGCCATGCTGCGGGGAGAATATGGGCAAAGAGATGTTTTTGCCGGCGTGCCTGCAATTATAAATAAAAACGGAGTCAGCCGTGTTCTCCCCCTTTCCCTGTCAAAGGAGGAGGAGAAACAGCTGGCGGACTCCTGTAAAATTCTAAGAGACAGCTATGAAGGAATATTTTAA
- a CDS encoding Mini-ribonuclease 3 has product MEESINSCLKDILKLQEIEPNMYSPLALAYMGDAVYELLIRTKVMNRGSMQVNKMHKKTSSLVKAETQANLFKAVEKELTEEEMAVYKRGRNANSATMAKHATMQDYRMATGFEALAGWLYLQGRTQRLAWLTMLGLERLGLLEDNSQEKTK; this is encoded by the coding sequence ATGGAAGAGAGCATAAACAGCTGCCTAAAAGACATATTAAAGCTTCAGGAGATAGAGCCTAACATGTATTCCCCTTTGGCCCTGGCCTATATGGGGGACGCGGTGTACGAGCTGCTGATCCGCACCAAGGTGATGAACAGGGGAAGTATGCAGGTGAATAAAATGCATAAAAAGACTTCCAGCCTTGTGAAGGCGGAGACCCAGGCAAATCTGTTTAAAGCAGTGGAGAAGGAGCTTACAGAAGAGGAGATGGCTGTTTATAAAAGAGGCCGCAACGCCAACTCAGCTACTATGGCAAAGCACGCCACCATGCAGGACTACAGAATGGCCACAGGATTTGAGGCCCTGGCCGGGTGGCTGTATTTACAGGGGCGCACACAGCGCCTTGCCTGGCTGACTATGCTGGGGCTGGAGCGTTTAGGCCTGTTGGAAGATAATAGTCAGGAGAAAACAAAATGA
- a CDS encoding phosphatase PAP2 family protein, protein MKAFINKYKHAWVLLYGFIYLPWFAHLEKTVTKYHIIHVALDDYIPFNEYFVIPYFFWFIYVAGAMIYFFFVNRKDFYKLSTFLFTGMTISLIICTIFPNGTDFRPAINPDKNIFTHIVAWLYSTDTCTNVLPSIHVYNSIGVHIAVLQSETLKKHRGVRIFSGFAMTAICLSTVFLKQHSVVDGLASITMAYCMYGLVYGQAYMYSRRKAAEKALG, encoded by the coding sequence ATGAAAGCTTTTATTAATAAATATAAACATGCATGGGTATTACTTTATGGTTTTATCTATCTGCCATGGTTCGCTCATCTGGAAAAGACCGTGACAAAATACCACATTATTCATGTGGCTTTAGATGACTATATTCCTTTTAATGAATATTTTGTCATCCCTTATTTCTTTTGGTTTATTTATGTTGCGGGAGCTATGATATACTTTTTCTTTGTCAACCGGAAGGATTTTTACAAATTATCCACATTTTTGTTTACCGGAATGACAATCAGCCTGATTATATGTACCATCTTCCCTAACGGCACTGACTTCAGACCTGCCATTAACCCGGATAAAAATATTTTTACTCATATTGTAGCATGGCTTTACAGCACAGATACCTGTACCAATGTTCTGCCAAGTATTCATGTGTACAACTCTATTGGAGTTCACATAGCTGTTCTTCAAAGCGAGACTTTGAAAAAGCATCGTGGAGTGCGTATATTCTCCGGCTTTGCTATGACCGCTATATGCCTTTCCACTGTATTTTTAAAACAGCACTCTGTAGTGGACGGACTGGCGTCTATTACTATGGCTTATTGTATGTACGGACTGGTGTACGGCCAGGCTTATATGTACAGCAGAAGAAAAGCTGCGGAAAAAGCCCTCGGCTAA
- a CDS encoding M24 family metallopeptidase has product MNKQRLEKVLGYMKQEHIPQMIISDPTAIYYLTGYLHYPWERMFALYLSETGNHKIFLNTLFTVPDDLGVEKIWYSDGQDCAALLANVTDHNKLLGIDKDFPARFLLPLMEYHGASSYTVASKCVDYARSCKDLEEQEKMRAASRINDACMEALPEKIREGMTEIELADIVLSLYKELGADGTSFAPLIAFGANAAVGHHEPDNTALKKGDCILIDIGCTKYHYCSDMTRTFFLKSVSAHQKEIYNLVRRANEAAEAVIRPGVRFCDIDKTARDIIAAAGYRPNFTHRLGHSIGIQDHEFGDVSGVNTDCIKEGMCFSIEPGIYVKGDTGVRIEDLVIVTADGCEILNRNSKDLLVLP; this is encoded by the coding sequence ATGAATAAACAAAGACTTGAAAAAGTGCTGGGTTATATGAAACAAGAGCACATACCTCAAATGATTATCAGTGATCCCACAGCTATTTATTACTTAACAGGATATCTTCACTATCCCTGGGAAAGAATGTTTGCCCTGTATCTTTCTGAAACAGGAAACCACAAAATATTTTTAAATACTTTATTTACTGTTCCTGATGATTTGGGGGTTGAAAAAATATGGTATTCAGACGGCCAGGACTGCGCCGCCCTGCTAGCTAATGTCACTGACCACAATAAGCTTTTAGGCATTGATAAGGACTTTCCGGCCCGCTTCCTTCTTCCCCTTATGGAATATCATGGAGCCAGCAGCTATACAGTGGCATCTAAATGTGTAGATTACGCCCGTTCCTGCAAAGATCTGGAGGAGCAGGAAAAAATGAGGGCTGCATCCAGAATCAACGACGCATGTATGGAAGCCCTTCCTGAAAAAATCAGAGAGGGCATGACGGAAATAGAACTGGCGGATATTGTACTTTCCCTTTATAAGGAGCTGGGGGCAGACGGCACCAGCTTTGCTCCTCTCATCGCCTTTGGAGCCAACGCCGCTGTAGGTCATCACGAGCCTGACAATACAGCGCTAAAAAAAGGAGACTGTATTCTCATTGACATTGGCTGTACAAAGTACCACTACTGTTCCGACATGACCCGCACTTTTTTCCTGAAATCTGTCTCTGCGCATCAAAAGGAAATTTACAACCTGGTGCGCCGGGCAAATGAAGCTGCGGAAGCTGTCATCCGCCCAGGCGTCAGGTTCTGCGACATAGATAAAACTGCCAGAGATATTATTGCCGCCGCAGGATACAGGCCTAATTTTACTCACAGACTGGGACATTCTATTGGAATCCAGGACCATGAATTCGGGGATGTGTCCGGAGTCAACACAGACTGTATAAAGGAAGGCATGTGCTTTTCTATTGAACCGGGAATCTATGTGAAGGGAGATACCGGAGTGCGAATAGAAGACCTTGTTATTGTAACAGCCGACGGCTGTGAAATTTTAAACCGAAATTCTAAGGATCTGCTTGTGCTGCCATAG
- the cysS gene encoding cysteine--tRNA ligase, which yields MKIFNTLTRKKEDFISLEPGKVKMYVCGPTVYNFIHIGNARPMICFDTVRRYFEYKGYDVNFVSNFTDVDDKIIKKAIEEGVDADTISKRYIAECKKDMEAMNVKPATKHPLATEEICGMLDMIQELIEKGHAYQAADGTVYFRTNSFKEYGKLSHKNLDDLQSGFREIKVTGEEGKEDPSDFVLWKPKKDGEPYWESPWCEGRPGWHIECSVMSKKYLGEQIDIHAGGEDLIFPHHENEIAQSESANGKEFARYWMHNGFLNIDNKKMSKSLGNFFTVREIGEKYDLQVLRFFMLSAHYRSPLNFSADLMEASKNSLERILNCTGKLDDLLKNASGEELQDKEQEGKKELDNLVGKYEAAMEDDFNTADGISAIFEIVKLANSTADENSSKVYVSQLRNTIGKLCDVLGIITEKKEEILDSEIEEMIAARQQARKNKDFALADQIRGELLNKGIILEDTREGVKWKRA from the coding sequence ATGAAGATCTTTAATACACTTACAAGGAAAAAAGAGGATTTTATTTCCCTGGAACCGGGAAAAGTAAAAATGTATGTCTGCGGCCCTACAGTATATAATTTTATTCATATTGGAAATGCAAGGCCCATGATTTGCTTTGACACAGTAAGACGTTATTTTGAATATAAGGGCTATGATGTAAATTTTGTATCTAATTTTACAGATGTAGACGATAAGATTATTAAGAAGGCTATTGAAGAGGGAGTGGACGCGGACACTATTTCTAAGCGCTATATTGCAGAGTGCAAAAAAGATATGGAGGCTATGAATGTGAAGCCGGCTACAAAGCATCCTTTGGCTACAGAAGAGATCTGCGGTATGCTGGATATGATTCAGGAGCTGATTGAAAAGGGCCATGCTTACCAGGCTGCCGACGGAACCGTTTATTTCAGAACGAACTCTTTTAAGGAGTACGGAAAGCTGTCCCACAAAAATTTGGATGATCTTCAGTCAGGGTTCAGGGAGATTAAGGTGACAGGAGAAGAGGGCAAGGAAGACCCTTCAGACTTTGTTCTGTGGAAGCCTAAAAAGGACGGGGAGCCATACTGGGAGTCTCCATGGTGCGAGGGACGTCCAGGCTGGCACATTGAGTGCTCTGTGATGTCCAAAAAATATTTAGGAGAGCAGATTGATATTCATGCAGGCGGGGAGGATTTGATTTTCCCTCACCATGAAAATGAAATTGCTCAAAGCGAGTCGGCTAATGGAAAAGAGTTTGCTAGATACTGGATGCACAATGGATTTTTAAATATTGACAATAAAAAGATGTCCAAATCTTTAGGAAATTTCTTTACAGTAAGAGAGATCGGTGAAAAATATGATCTTCAGGTGCTTAGATTCTTTATGCTCAGCGCTCACTACAGAAGTCCGTTAAATTTCAGCGCAGATTTAATGGAAGCTTCTAAAAATAGTCTGGAGAGAATTTTAAACTGTACAGGAAAGCTGGATGATCTTTTAAAGAACGCCTCCGGGGAAGAGCTTCAGGATAAAGAGCAGGAGGGCAAAAAGGAATTAGATAACTTAGTGGGAAAATATGAAGCTGCCATGGAAGATGATTTTAATACTGCAGACGGAATTTCAGCAATATTTGAAATTGTAAAGCTGGCTAATTCAACGGCAGATGAAAACAGCTCCAAGGTCTATGTGTCCCAGCTGAGAAATACAATCGGCAAGCTTTGTGATGTGCTGGGAATTATTACAGAAAAGAAAGAGGAAATTCTGGACAGTGAAATTGAAGAGATGATCGCTGCAAGACAGCAGGCCAGAAAGAATAAGGATTTCGCTTTGGCAGATCAGATCAGAGGAGAGCTGTTAAATAAGGGAATTATTCTGGAAGATACCAGAGAAGGTGTAAAATGGAAGAGAGCATAA
- a CDS encoding diacylglycerol/lipid kinase family protein yields the protein MYYFIINPHSGNGKGYKICRKLERHLGKACVEYEIFLAKEPGEASLIARRLTEGCREPVTIVAVGGDGTVNEVLDGLCFHSSVTMGFISAGTGNDLAKSLRIPENSGRSLKRILYPRNHKLLDYGVISYGKEEVFHRRFAVSAGIGLDGAVCHDMMYSFRGKPQLRFLRYLLIGIKQLLVARPAKGYLVLDGIQKVEFNHIYFVSVHIHPFEGGGFRFAPGADYSDGKLTLCVAHNSSKWGMIPALANAFIGRHKRYKGMRNYECREVEIHVDRPMAVHVDGESCQMQTEIQLRCIQKKLRMIV from the coding sequence ATGTACTATTTTATTATTAATCCGCATTCTGGGAATGGGAAGGGATATAAAATATGCAGAAAATTGGAAAGACATTTGGGGAAGGCCTGTGTAGAGTATGAGATATTTCTGGCAAAGGAGCCTGGGGAGGCTAGTCTGATTGCCAGGCGGCTGACAGAAGGCTGCAGGGAACCTGTGACCATTGTGGCGGTAGGCGGAGACGGCACTGTAAACGAGGTGTTGGATGGTCTGTGTTTTCACAGCTCTGTTACTATGGGATTTATTTCGGCGGGAACAGGGAATGATCTTGCCAAAAGTCTGAGGATTCCTGAGAACAGCGGCAGAAGCTTAAAAAGAATATTATATCCGAGAAATCATAAGCTTTTAGATTATGGCGTTATTTCCTATGGAAAGGAAGAGGTATTTCACAGAAGATTTGCCGTCAGCGCCGGGATTGGTCTGGATGGGGCAGTCTGTCACGATATGATGTATTCCTTTAGAGGAAAGCCTCAGCTTCGTTTCCTCAGATATTTGCTTATTGGGATAAAACAGCTTTTGGTGGCCAGGCCGGCTAAGGGATATTTAGTGCTGGACGGAATCCAGAAGGTAGAGTTTAATCATATTTATTTTGTGTCAGTCCATATTCATCCTTTTGAGGGAGGCGGATTCCGCTTTGCTCCCGGGGCTGATTACAGTGACGGAAAGCTGACTCTCTGTGTGGCCCATAATTCTAGCAAATGGGGAATGATTCCTGCCTTAGCCAATGCTTTTATAGGGAGACATAAGCGTTATAAGGGCATGAGAAATTATGAGTGCAGGGAAGTGGAGATTCATGTGGACAGGCCTATGGCCGTTCACGTTGACGGTGAAAGCTGCCAGATGCAGACAGAAATTCAGCTTAGGTGTATACAGAAAAAGCTGAGAATGATTGTATAG
- the ispF gene encoding 2-C-methyl-D-erythritol 2,4-cyclodiphosphate synthase: protein MRIGQGYDVHKLVEGRRLILGGVDIPYEKGLLGHSDADVLVHAVMDALLGAAALGDIGKLFPDTDPAYKDISSIKLLEHVGKLLEEKGYVIENIDATVVAQRPKLAPYREEMRENMARALHIEKDQIGVKATTEEGLGFTGRGQGISSSAITLLTTVQDYCYYDRMQEEKGSCPGCGGCRNIE from the coding sequence ATGAGAATAGGACAAGGCTATGACGTGCATAAATTAGTAGAGGGAAGACGGCTGATTTTAGGAGGAGTGGATATTCCTTATGAAAAGGGGTTGTTAGGCCATTCAGACGCAGACGTTTTAGTTCATGCAGTAATGGACGCCCTGCTGGGGGCGGCGGCTTTAGGAGATATTGGAAAGCTGTTTCCTGACACGGACCCGGCTTATAAAGATATTTCCAGCATAAAGCTTCTGGAGCATGTGGGAAAGCTTTTGGAGGAAAAGGGCTATGTAATAGAAAATATTGACGCTACAGTAGTGGCCCAAAGGCCTAAGCTGGCCCCTTACAGGGAAGAGATGCGGGAAAATATGGCGCGGGCTCTTCATATAGAAAAGGATCAGATAGGGGTTAAGGCTACCACAGAAGAAGGGCTGGGCTTTACAGGAAGGGGGCAGGGGATTTCATCTTCTGCAATTACCCTGTTGACGACAGTGCAGGATTATTGCTATTATGATAGAATGCAGGAAGAAAAAGGTAGCTGCCCCGGCTGCGGAGGCTGCCGGAATATAGAATAA
- the rlmB gene encoding 23S rRNA (guanosine(2251)-2'-O)-methyltransferase RlmB: MRYEELTIEGRNAVLEAYRSGKTIDKLFVLDGCKDGPVQTILREARKHDSLIQFVPKERLDQISSTGHHQGVVAYAAAYEYAEVEDILKIAEEKGEPPFIFLLDGIEDPHNLGAIIRTANLAGAHGVIIPKRRAVGLTATVARTSAGALNYTPVAKVTNLGSAIDDLKKRGLWFVCADMGGELMYRMNLKGPIGLVIGNEGEGVGRLIKEKCDMTASIPMKGNIDSLNASVAAGVLAYEIVRQRMM, encoded by the coding sequence ATGAGATATGAAGAACTAACCATAGAAGGCCGCAACGCAGTGCTGGAGGCCTACCGTTCCGGGAAAACAATCGACAAGCTGTTTGTGCTAGACGGCTGTAAGGACGGTCCTGTACAGACAATTTTAAGAGAGGCCAGAAAGCATGATTCTTTAATACAGTTTGTGCCTAAGGAAAGATTAGATCAAATATCGTCTACAGGCCATCACCAGGGCGTTGTAGCTTATGCAGCTGCATACGAATATGCAGAGGTGGAGGACATTTTAAAAATAGCAGAAGAAAAGGGAGAGCCTCCGTTTATATTTTTACTGGACGGCATCGAGGACCCACACAATTTAGGCGCTATTATCCGTACTGCCAATCTGGCGGGAGCCCACGGAGTAATTATTCCTAAGAGAAGAGCTGTAGGGCTGACGGCCACAGTTGCCAGAACCTCGGCGGGAGCCTTAAATTATACTCCTGTAGCCAAGGTTACAAACCTGGGCTCAGCCATTGATGATCTGAAAAAAAGAGGATTGTGGTTTGTGTGCGCAGATATGGGCGGAGAGTTAATGTACCGCATGAACTTAAAGGGACCGATTGGTCTTGTAATTGGAAATGAGGGAGAGGGAGTAGGCAGATTAATTAAGGAAAAATGTGATATGACTGCTTCTATTCCAATGAAGGGAAATATTGATTCCCTGAATGCCTCAGTGGCAGCAGGAGTGCTGGCATATGAGATTGTCCGTCAGAGAATGATGTAA